In Alkalihalobacillus sp. TS-13, the following are encoded in one genomic region:
- a CDS encoding lytic transglycosylase domain-containing protein: protein MFKNKRFFSISAVILSLILAISYTLIQNNELKRDLKKEKQQSQMLEAEKDYKQMISFYKQKSQGGKPKASGYEMMVESKKLAKQFTKESDGRFKEEWGHFLVRESMKKGIDPYIVYELLRVETGNQFDPKAVGPETKYGRAYGMAQFMENTAPWISKMAGLEYKNKEQLFDPLYSIQLAIVYLDYLYSKYDNWDKALTAYHRGIYGMEKYIQEKGHAKSWYAEEIQQKAKEQELLAVTN from the coding sequence ATGTTTAAAAACAAACGCTTTTTTTCTATTTCAGCAGTGATACTATCGCTTATCTTAGCGATTTCTTATACACTTATACAAAATAATGAACTGAAGCGAGACTTGAAGAAAGAAAAACAACAATCGCAAATGTTAGAGGCTGAAAAAGATTATAAACAGATGATTTCTTTTTATAAGCAAAAAAGCCAAGGTGGAAAACCGAAAGCAAGCGGTTATGAAATGATGGTAGAGTCCAAAAAGCTTGCAAAGCAATTTACAAAAGAAAGTGATGGAAGATTCAAGGAAGAGTGGGGACATTTTCTAGTAAGGGAATCGATGAAGAAAGGTATCGATCCTTATATCGTGTATGAATTATTGCGTGTAGAAACTGGGAACCAATTCGATCCTAAAGCAGTAGGTCCGGAAACCAAATATGGACGAGCTTATGGGATGGCTCAGTTCATGGAAAACACAGCGCCATGGATTTCAAAAATGGCTGGCCTTGAATACAAAAATAAAGAGCAGTTATTTGATCCGTTATACTCGATTCAGCTTGCAATCGTCTATCTAGATTACCTGTATTCCAAATATGATAATTGGGATAAAGCACTTACTGCTTATCACCGGGGCATATACGGAATGGAAAAATACATTCAGGAAAAAGGCCATGCAAAAAGCTGGTATGCTGAAGAAATACAACAAAAAGCAAAAGAGCAGGAATTATTAGCTGTTACAAATTGA
- a CDS encoding NCS2 family permease has product MKQLIENWFQLSKYGTTMQKEMIAGITSFFTISYIIIVNPLILADAGIPYYGALMATILVSIISCIFIGLYANAPIILSPGMGVNAFFTYTIVEGMGLSWQEGLGAVVIAGLLFCIAAFTPIKSLLSRSVPDSLKHGITVGIGLFLAFIGLQKAGIVEKSPDTFVKLGDLSEPSTLLALAGLLICLTLFVKRIKGGFILSVIIITIAAYVFGLTPESKAAGEESVLLIFNADLSSWMTTKFWIASFSLALILIVENMGLLYGMLPDTEKFDRSFQSSAFSSVLSGFFGTSPTISAAESASGIAEGGRTGLTAVVAGLLFIFSIFAIPVLTGIPDAAIAPILIIIGGVMMQSIRYIPLDDFTESFPAFMIIALIPLTYSIVDGLAFGFIVYPIIKMAVGQFKQIPRTMYVMASLFILNFVFHFYM; this is encoded by the coding sequence ATGAAACAACTTATTGAAAATTGGTTCCAGTTGTCTAAGTATGGTACAACGATGCAAAAGGAAATGATTGCGGGGATCACCTCTTTTTTTACGATAAGTTATATTATTATCGTCAATCCATTAATTCTGGCTGATGCTGGAATCCCATATTATGGAGCTTTAATGGCAACAATACTCGTCAGTATCATTTCGTGTATTTTCATTGGGTTATATGCAAATGCACCAATTATATTATCTCCAGGAATGGGTGTTAATGCTTTTTTCACCTACACGATTGTTGAAGGTATGGGATTGAGCTGGCAGGAAGGACTTGGAGCAGTTGTAATAGCAGGTCTACTTTTCTGTATCGCAGCATTTACACCGATCAAGTCCTTATTATCACGTTCAGTACCGGACTCACTAAAGCATGGAATTACAGTCGGTATCGGGTTGTTCCTCGCATTTATCGGTTTACAAAAAGCTGGTATTGTCGAGAAAAGTCCGGATACATTTGTAAAACTAGGGGATCTGAGTGAACCATCTACTCTGTTGGCACTGGCAGGACTGTTAATCTGCCTGACATTGTTTGTCAAGAGAATTAAGGGGGGATTCATCCTTTCAGTCATTATCATCACGATAGCAGCTTATGTTTTCGGGCTGACCCCTGAATCAAAAGCCGCTGGCGAAGAATCGGTGTTGTTGATTTTCAACGCAGATCTTTCGAGTTGGATGACAACAAAGTTTTGGATTGCTTCGTTTTCTCTTGCTCTCATATTGATCGTAGAAAATATGGGCTTGTTATATGGGATGTTGCCAGATACAGAGAAATTTGATCGATCGTTCCAATCAAGTGCTTTTTCAAGTGTTTTATCTGGATTTTTCGGGACAAGTCCGACGATTTCAGCAGCAGAAAGTGCTTCAGGAATTGCTGAAGGCGGGCGGACAGGTTTGACAGCAGTTGTTGCAGGTTTGTTATTCATCTTTTCAATATTCGCTATACCCGTCCTTACTGGTATACCAGACGCTGCAATTGCACCGATTCTGATCATTATCGGTGGTGTCATGATGCAATCGATTCGATACATTCCTCTGGATGACTTCACAGAAAGCTTCCCAGCTTTCATGATCATTGCGTTGATTCCGTTAACCTATAGTATTGTTGACGGACTCGCTTTCGGATTTATCGTTTACCCGATCATCAAAATGGCAGTCGGACAATTTAAACAAATACCAAGAACCATGTATGTGATGGCATCGTTATTCATCTTGAATTTCGTCTTCCATTTTTACATGTGA
- a CDS encoding Fur family transcriptional regulator, producing MNVSEALNILKENGYKYTSKREMFLELFSNERRYLTAKDVLEYMKPSYPGLSFDTIYRNLSVFTDLGIVEETELDGEKHFRFSCATKGHHHHIICLQCGKTNAIEACPMKDISPDDFVITDHKFEIYGYCQQCQ from the coding sequence ATGAATGTAAGTGAAGCTCTCAATATCCTCAAAGAAAATGGTTATAAATATACGAGCAAACGTGAGATGTTTTTAGAGCTTTTTTCAAATGAGAGACGTTATTTGACGGCGAAAGATGTACTTGAGTACATGAAACCATCTTATCCTGGACTCAGCTTTGATACGATTTATCGAAACCTTTCTGTATTTACGGATTTAGGAATTGTTGAAGAAACAGAACTGGATGGAGAAAAACATTTCAGGTTTTCTTGCGCGACAAAAGGACACCATCATCATATTATATGTCTTCAATGTGGTAAAACCAATGCGATTGAAGCATGTCCGATGAAGGACATATCGCCTGATGATTTTGTCATTACGGATCATAAGTTTGAAATATACGGTTACTGTCAGCAGTGTCAGTAA
- a CDS encoding metal ABC transporter ATP-binding protein, with translation MKSSIVSIENVTFNYQERKVLENIKLDVPEGSFLALLGPNGSGKSTLIKMILGLLPLQQGSIYIFGQNVKKFKNWPKIGYVSQKANSFNSGFPATVFEVVSMGLFGKVGMFKFLKKHHKKRVHEAIEVVGLEDYTNQNIGELSGGQQQRAFIARALVSDPQLLILDEPTVGVDASSVESFYDLLRELNQQKGITLILVTHDIGPVTNLVTHVACLNKQLHFHGDTHEYEDFDNRQLSSFYGHPVHMMDHKH, from the coding sequence ATGAAATCGTCTATCGTATCTATAGAAAACGTTACATTTAACTATCAAGAGCGTAAAGTTCTTGAAAATATAAAGCTGGATGTCCCTGAGGGATCTTTCCTTGCCTTGCTAGGACCGAATGGCTCTGGTAAATCTACGCTTATCAAGATGATTCTTGGGCTACTACCACTACAGCAAGGATCGATCTATATATTTGGTCAAAACGTGAAGAAATTCAAAAACTGGCCAAAAATCGGCTATGTATCCCAAAAAGCGAACAGCTTCAACAGCGGTTTCCCAGCCACAGTTTTTGAAGTGGTCTCAATGGGGCTTTTCGGGAAAGTAGGCATGTTCAAATTTTTGAAAAAACATCATAAGAAACGGGTCCATGAGGCAATTGAAGTCGTCGGACTGGAAGATTATACGAATCAAAATATCGGAGAACTTTCCGGAGGGCAGCAGCAACGTGCCTTCATCGCAAGAGCTTTGGTAAGTGACCCGCAATTATTGATTTTAGACGAACCGACTGTTGGTGTAGATGCTTCCTCAGTAGAAAGCTTTTATGATCTCTTAAGAGAATTGAATCAGCAAAAAGGGATTACGTTGATTCTTGTTACACACGATATCGGACCTGTCACAAACCTTGTTACACATGTCGCATGTCTGAATAAACAGTTGCATTTTCATGGTGACACCCATGAATATGAAGACTTTGATAACAGGCAACTTTCATCCTTCTATGGTCACCCAGTCCATATGATGGATCACAAGCATTAG
- a CDS encoding YitT family protein translates to MEQVKQHKKESLPHLIYRYGMIILGAGLAALSIELFLIPNQIIDGGIIGVSLILDYLTPLNFAILVIVLNLPFMYSGYKQIGKTFSISSLVGIVFLAIFETQLHHFEPFTNELILATVFGGLTLGVGVGLVIRHGGSLDGTEIFSILITKKIPFSIGEIVMFLNIFVFAWAGFVFGPERAMYSILTYYIAFKTIDTVIQGLDETKAVLIVSDHYEEISSAILDRLGRGTTKLMGKGGYTDAQKEVIYAVITRLEVTKLKNIVYDIDKQAFITIMNTQETKGAKFKSPIH, encoded by the coding sequence ATGGAACAAGTCAAACAACACAAAAAAGAAAGTCTCCCACACTTAATTTATCGATATGGAATGATCATTCTTGGAGCAGGCCTTGCTGCACTTTCAATCGAATTGTTTTTGATCCCGAACCAGATCATTGACGGGGGCATCATCGGCGTCTCATTGATTTTGGATTACCTGACTCCTTTGAACTTCGCCATTTTAGTCATCGTCTTAAACCTTCCATTCATGTATTCTGGTTATAAACAGATTGGAAAGACATTTTCAATATCTTCCCTTGTTGGTATTGTGTTTTTAGCGATATTTGAGACACAACTGCACCATTTTGAGCCTTTTACGAATGAGCTGATCCTCGCCACGGTATTTGGAGGATTGACTCTGGGAGTTGGAGTAGGTCTTGTTATTCGTCACGGGGGTTCCTTAGACGGTACGGAAATTTTTTCAATACTTATCACCAAGAAAATCCCTTTTTCAATTGGTGAAATTGTTATGTTTTTGAACATTTTTGTATTTGCCTGGGCAGGTTTCGTGTTCGGTCCTGAACGCGCAATGTATTCGATCCTTACATACTATATTGCCTTTAAAACGATTGACACGGTTATCCAAGGTCTTGATGAAACCAAAGCTGTCTTGATCGTCTCAGATCATTATGAGGAGATTTCAAGCGCGATCCTGGACCGCTTAGGACGAGGTACAACGAAATTGATGGGGAAAGGCGGTTATACAGACGCCCAAAAAGAAGTGATCTATGCAGTAATTACAAGGCTAGAAGTGACCAAGCTTAAGAACATTGTATATGATATCGATAAACAAGCTTTCATAACAATCATGAATACACAGGAAACGAAAGGGGCTAAATTCAAGTCTCCGATCCATTAA
- a CDS encoding metal ABC transporter permease produces MIQDFLQYDFIRNAALVGLMIGFLAPLLGVFIVVRRQALIADALSHITLAGIAASLLLSKQVTAFKMLNPVYIGMAFSVAGSILIERLRKEYKHYQELAIPIILSVGIGLSVIFISLANGFNTDLFNYLFGSIIAVGTSDVWMVLTILIIVVILVSVFYKELFLLSFDEDQAQVSGIRSRSIHFMFMVMVALVIAASMRIVGILLVSSLITLPVAASIRISRGFKQTIFIAILFGETSVIAGLVSAYYFDLAPGGTIVLLAALILVLVILWKKFRYSFGTNRKVGEKS; encoded by the coding sequence ATGATCCAAGATTTTTTACAATATGACTTTATACGAAATGCTGCTTTGGTCGGTCTGATGATCGGTTTTCTGGCGCCTTTGCTTGGTGTATTCATCGTTGTCCGAAGACAAGCATTGATTGCAGATGCTTTGTCACACATCACACTGGCAGGAATAGCTGCAAGCTTATTGTTGAGTAAACAAGTTACTGCTTTTAAAATGTTGAACCCTGTATACATCGGAATGGCTTTTTCAGTAGCAGGTTCAATTTTGATCGAGCGGCTGAGGAAAGAATATAAGCATTATCAAGAGCTTGCAATACCCATCATTCTCTCTGTGGGAATCGGATTAAGTGTCATCTTCATCTCATTAGCGAATGGCTTTAATACGGATTTATTCAATTACTTATTCGGAAGTATCATTGCAGTAGGAACCTCAGATGTGTGGATGGTCTTAACAATATTAATAATCGTCGTGATTTTGGTCAGCGTTTTTTACAAAGAGCTATTTTTACTATCCTTTGATGAAGATCAAGCACAAGTGTCTGGAATCCGCTCACGTTCTATCCATTTCATGTTCATGGTGATGGTGGCACTTGTTATTGCAGCTTCGATGAGGATTGTCGGCATATTACTTGTATCATCACTTATCACGTTACCTGTCGCTGCAAGCATCCGGATTTCGAGAGGATTCAAACAGACGATATTCATTGCAATCCTTTTTGGGGAAACCTCTGTAATAGCAGGCCTTGTGTCAGCTTACTATTTTGATTTGGCTCCTGGTGGTACAATAGTATTATTAGCGGCATTGATTCTTGTACTCGTGATTCTCTGGAAAAAATTCAGATATTCATTTGGAACGAATAGAAAAGTGGGGGAAAAATCATGA
- a CDS encoding DUF1540 domain-containing protein: MPEVKCNVANCVYWAEGNNCHADAILVEVDQHANENYDMSASGNFVDDALHKDKAEHVAETCCHTFRPKH, from the coding sequence ATGCCAGAAGTAAAATGTAACGTAGCAAACTGTGTGTATTGGGCTGAAGGAAACAACTGCCATGCGGATGCCATTTTGGTTGAAGTGGACCAACACGCGAATGAAAATTACGATATGTCCGCATCAGGAAACTTCGTCGATGACGCTTTACACAAAGACAAAGCGGAACATGTTGCAGAAACTTGCTGCCATACGTTCCGTCCTAAGCATTAA